One part of the Cryptosporangium phraense genome encodes these proteins:
- a CDS encoding MFS transporter, with product MRKWMPLIAIGLGTFMLLIDVTIVNVALPDIASDLQTGLGDLQWVIDIYALALAALLLGVGSLADRFGRKRVYLVGMVLFALSSLGCALATSSETLIAARAVQGIGGAAMFATTIALINTAYTGKDRGIAFGVWGAINGAAAAAGPILGGLLAETFGWPSIFVINIPISILTFVLAMRVLKETRDPSAKLDPAGVVTFTISAAAVTYGLIRAAEDGWTETAAIVAWIVGAVALAAFLLVERSRAYPMLDLALFKRPAFTGLMLGAIMLQAGAFSAMAFTSLWVQSVLGLGPIGAGAVFLPLSIFSLVVSVLTGRFLHDRIPAGTVIGIGIALVGAGSALMALVSDGSSWSVLLPGLAVMGIGVGMAMPTLSSAATAAVPRERSGMAGGAVTMFRQLGYVLGIAVLGAVFAGRVESVVRDNGSLDDPHRVADLISGGQARVVAQSAPAAARGAAEDLVHQAFATGLRTIFLLAAAIALVGALATLILTRLRSNTPAEAPAWTAEKTGQSEPVSVASPE from the coding sequence ATGCGCAAGTGGATGCCCCTGATCGCGATCGGGTTGGGCACCTTCATGCTGCTGATCGACGTCACGATCGTGAACGTCGCTCTGCCCGACATCGCGTCCGACCTGCAGACCGGCCTCGGCGACCTCCAGTGGGTCATCGACATCTACGCGTTGGCGCTGGCCGCGCTCCTGCTCGGCGTCGGATCCCTGGCCGACCGGTTCGGCCGGAAACGGGTCTACCTCGTCGGGATGGTGCTGTTCGCGCTGTCCTCCCTCGGCTGCGCGCTGGCCACCAGCTCCGAGACGCTGATCGCCGCCCGCGCGGTGCAGGGCATCGGCGGTGCGGCGATGTTCGCGACCACGATCGCGCTGATCAACACCGCGTACACGGGCAAGGACCGGGGCATCGCGTTCGGCGTCTGGGGCGCGATCAACGGCGCCGCCGCGGCGGCCGGCCCGATCCTCGGCGGTCTGCTGGCCGAGACGTTCGGCTGGCCGTCGATCTTCGTGATCAACATCCCGATCAGCATCCTGACGTTCGTCCTGGCGATGCGGGTGCTCAAGGAGACCCGCGACCCGTCGGCGAAGCTCGACCCGGCCGGCGTGGTGACGTTCACGATCTCCGCCGCAGCGGTCACCTACGGGCTGATCCGGGCGGCCGAGGACGGCTGGACCGAGACCGCCGCGATCGTCGCCTGGATCGTCGGAGCGGTCGCGCTGGCCGCGTTCCTGCTGGTCGAGCGCTCCCGCGCCTACCCGATGCTCGACCTGGCGCTGTTCAAGCGACCGGCGTTCACCGGCCTGATGCTCGGCGCGATCATGCTGCAGGCCGGCGCGTTCAGCGCGATGGCGTTCACGTCGCTCTGGGTGCAGTCGGTGCTGGGACTCGGCCCGATCGGGGCCGGCGCGGTGTTCCTGCCGCTGTCGATCTTCTCGCTGGTCGTCTCCGTGCTCACCGGGCGGTTCCTGCACGACCGGATTCCCGCCGGAACCGTCATCGGGATCGGGATCGCGCTGGTCGGGGCCGGTAGTGCGCTGATGGCGCTGGTCAGCGACGGCTCGTCCTGGAGCGTCCTGCTGCCGGGCCTGGCCGTGATGGGCATCGGTGTGGGGATGGCGATGCCGACGCTCTCGTCCGCGGCGACCGCGGCCGTGCCGCGCGAGCGCAGCGGCATGGCCGGTGGTGCGGTGACGATGTTCCGCCAGCTCGGGTACGTGCTCGGGATCGCGGTGCTCGGCGCGGTGTTCGCCGGCCGGGTCGAGTCGGTCGTCCGCGACAACGGCTCGCTGGACGACCCGCACCGGGTCGCGGACCTGATCTCCGGCGGTCAGGCGCGGGTCGTCGCGCAGAGCGCGCCGGCCGCGGCCCGCGGCGCGGCCGAGGACCTGGTGCACCAGGCCTTCGCCACCGGCCTGCGGACGATCTTCCTGCTCGCGGCCGCGATCGCCCTGGTCGGAGCCTTGGCGACGCTCATTCTGACGCGCCTGCGCAGCAACACTCCGGCCGAGGCGCCGGCCTGGACGGCCGAGAAGACCGGGCAGTCCGAGCCGGTGTCGGTAGCGAGTCCGGAGTAA
- a CDS encoding RNA polymerase sigma factor gives MSVESVRRVVDAVWRIDGAHIVAGIARLVNDVGLAEEIAQDTLVIALEQWPRDGVPDDPGPWLRATARHRAIDVIRRRTRYAEKLRLFSRDAEGGVEDGTDLDDHIGDDLLRLIFTAAHPVLSTEGKVALTLRLLGGLSTVEIARAFLIPEATAAQRIVRAKRMLSGVGFTMPTPAETAERLGAVLGVVYLIFNEGYSATSGTDWARPALCSEAMRLGRVLAGLLPDEPEVHGLVALMELQASRLPARTDADGRPVLLGDQDRRRWDRLLIRRGLAALDRAETLGGGPYTLQAAIAACHARAVSSDDTDWGRIAALYEVLVYVRPSPVVRLNQAVAVGKAGDPARGLRIVDALSAERALRDYPQRPAVRGELLAQLDRTPEAAAEFRRAATLTHNESERTLFEARAAELG, from the coding sequence GTGAGTGTCGAATCGGTGCGGCGCGTCGTCGATGCGGTCTGGCGCATCGACGGCGCGCACATCGTGGCCGGCATCGCCCGCCTGGTGAACGACGTCGGGCTGGCCGAGGAGATCGCGCAGGACACGCTGGTCATCGCGCTCGAGCAGTGGCCGCGCGACGGCGTACCGGACGACCCGGGGCCGTGGCTCCGGGCGACCGCGAGGCACCGGGCGATCGACGTGATCCGGCGTCGCACCCGGTACGCCGAGAAACTCCGGCTGTTCAGCCGCGACGCCGAGGGCGGGGTCGAGGACGGGACCGACCTGGACGACCACATCGGCGACGACCTGCTCCGGCTGATCTTCACCGCGGCCCACCCGGTGCTCTCCACCGAGGGCAAGGTCGCGCTGACGCTGCGGCTGCTGGGCGGGTTGAGCACGGTCGAGATCGCGCGGGCGTTCCTGATTCCCGAAGCGACGGCCGCCCAGCGGATCGTCCGGGCCAAGCGGATGCTCTCCGGGGTCGGATTCACGATGCCGACGCCGGCCGAGACCGCCGAGCGGCTCGGCGCCGTGCTCGGCGTCGTCTATCTGATCTTCAACGAGGGGTACTCGGCGACGAGCGGGACCGACTGGGCGCGGCCCGCGCTCTGTTCGGAGGCGATGCGCCTCGGCCGGGTGCTGGCCGGCCTGCTGCCGGACGAACCCGAGGTGCACGGGCTGGTCGCGCTGATGGAGCTGCAGGCGTCCCGGCTGCCGGCCCGCACCGACGCCGACGGGCGGCCGGTGCTGCTCGGCGACCAGGACCGGCGCCGGTGGGACCGGCTGCTGATCCGCCGGGGCCTGGCCGCGCTCGACCGCGCCGAGACGCTCGGCGGCGGCCCGTACACGCTGCAGGCCGCGATCGCCGCCTGCCATGCCCGCGCGGTCTCGTCCGACGACACCGACTGGGGCCGGATCGCCGCGCTCTACGAGGTGCTGGTGTACGTCCGGCCGTCGCCGGTCGTCCGGCTCAACCAGGCGGTCGCGGTCGGGAAGGCCGGGGACCCGGCGCGGGGGCTGCGGATCGTGGACGCACTGAGCGCGGAACGCGCGCTGCGCGACTACCCCCAGCGCCCGGCCGTGCGAGGCGAGCTGCTGGCCCAGCTGGACCGCACGCCGGAAGCCGCGGCCGAGTTCCGCCGAGCCGCCACCCTCACCCACAACGAGAGCGAACGAACCCTCTTCGAAGCCCGAGCGGCCGAACTCGGTTGA
- a CDS encoding nucleoside/nucleotide kinase family protein produces the protein MNPSLLDRARELASGPRRILGLTGAPGAGKSTLAASLVEALDPLAVLVPMDGFHLANEELLRLGRRDRKGAVDTFDAAGYVALLRRLRDPADDLVYAPRFVREIEEPIACALPVPSAVPLVVTEGNYLLVDDGPWAAVRGLLDEVWYLEVDEEVRMDRLVARHIAFGKEPEAARAWSYGTDQRNADLIASTRARADRVVRP, from the coding sequence GTGAACCCTTCCCTGCTGGACCGGGCCCGGGAACTGGCGTCCGGCCCGCGGCGCATTCTCGGCCTCACCGGAGCCCCCGGCGCCGGCAAGTCCACGCTGGCCGCTTCGCTGGTCGAGGCGTTGGACCCGCTCGCCGTCCTCGTCCCGATGGACGGGTTCCACCTGGCCAACGAGGAGCTGCTCCGGCTCGGCCGGCGCGACCGCAAGGGCGCGGTCGACACGTTCGACGCCGCCGGGTACGTCGCTCTGCTCCGCCGTCTGCGCGACCCCGCCGACGACCTGGTCTACGCCCCGCGCTTCGTCCGCGAGATCGAGGAACCGATCGCGTGCGCGCTCCCGGTTCCGTCCGCGGTGCCGCTCGTCGTCACCGAAGGCAACTACCTCCTGGTGGACGACGGCCCCTGGGCCGCCGTGCGCGGGCTCCTGGACGAGGTCTGGTACCTCGAAGTGGACGAGGAAGTGCGGATGGACCGGCTGGTCGCCCGGCACATCGCGTTCGGGAAGGAACCCGAGGCGGCCCGGGCCTGGAGCTACGGCACCGACCAGCGCAACGCCGACCTCATCGCGTCCACCAGAGCGCGCGCCGACCGCGTCGTCCGGCCCTGA
- a CDS encoding TetR/AcrR family transcriptional regulator translates to MARPSSPLLNRDRICATALAMIDRDGLDGLSMRRLAAEMGVRAASLYGYLKTKEELLTDLADQVMAPVDTSGFADGWRNGLTVWARSYREALAAHPNLVPFLAHSPGRRPQALQHADAVHGGLTSAGWPPRYATMIGASTKYLVVGAAMTSFSGGFADDFEVYVGRYPNLSQAHLLAGHEEIDRDSFELALTAFLNGLADLHHQISH, encoded by the coding sequence GTGGCCCGCCCTAGCAGCCCTTTGCTGAACCGCGATCGCATCTGCGCGACCGCGCTGGCGATGATCGACCGGGACGGCCTCGACGGGCTCTCGATGCGTCGGCTCGCGGCCGAAATGGGCGTGCGCGCGGCGTCGCTCTACGGGTATCTGAAGACCAAGGAAGAGCTGCTCACCGACCTGGCCGACCAGGTGATGGCGCCGGTCGACACGAGCGGCTTCGCCGACGGGTGGCGCAACGGTCTGACGGTCTGGGCCCGCTCGTACCGGGAGGCGCTGGCCGCGCACCCGAACCTGGTGCCGTTCCTGGCCCACTCCCCCGGCCGACGCCCGCAGGCGCTGCAGCACGCGGACGCCGTCCACGGCGGCCTCACCAGCGCGGGCTGGCCCCCGCGCTACGCGACGATGATCGGCGCCTCGACCAAGTACCTGGTCGTCGGGGCGGCGATGACGTCGTTCTCGGGCGGGTTCGCGGACGACTTCGAGGTATACGTCGGTCGGTATCCGAACCTGAGCCAGGCGCACCTGCTGGCCGGCCACGAGGAGATCGACCGGGACAGTTTCGAACTGGCCCTGACCGCGTTCCTGAACGGCCTCGCCGACCTGCACCACCAGATCTCTCACTGA
- a CDS encoding Lrp/AsnC family transcriptional regulator — protein MLDELDRQIVHALQLDGRASFSRIAEVLGVSDQTVARRYRRLRADEELRVVGNLNTWRIGATSWYLRLQCTPDAAQSIADALARRPDTAWVRLASGGTEISCVTRSRTKAETDALLLNKLHRTPRIVGISAHCLIHMFYGGPDSLFTKIGALTEEQVAAISPPHDPHDDVPELGPGDRALITALNRDGRAGLPELASATGWSETTVRRRLTDLRRSGALHFDVDVPGPALGLQMEAMMWLSVAPHAMVEAAETLARHPEVPFVAATTGPSNLVASLVCKDVGALYEYLTQRVSAIPAIHHIETNPIVRTLKREGAILP, from the coding sequence ATGCTCGACGAACTCGACCGTCAGATCGTCCACGCGCTGCAACTCGACGGCCGGGCGTCGTTCAGCCGGATCGCCGAGGTGCTCGGCGTCTCCGACCAGACCGTCGCCCGCCGCTACCGCCGGTTGCGGGCCGACGAGGAGCTGCGGGTGGTCGGCAACCTGAACACCTGGCGGATCGGTGCGACGTCCTGGTACCTGCGCCTGCAGTGCACGCCGGACGCCGCCCAGTCGATCGCCGACGCGCTGGCCCGGCGTCCGGACACGGCGTGGGTGCGGCTGGCGTCGGGCGGCACCGAGATCAGTTGCGTCACCCGGTCGCGGACGAAGGCCGAGACCGACGCGCTGCTGCTCAACAAGCTGCACCGGACGCCGCGGATCGTCGGGATCAGCGCGCACTGCCTGATCCACATGTTCTACGGCGGCCCCGACTCGCTCTTCACCAAGATCGGCGCGCTCACCGAGGAGCAGGTCGCGGCGATCAGCCCGCCGCACGACCCGCACGACGACGTGCCCGAGCTGGGACCGGGCGACCGTGCGCTGATCACCGCGCTCAACCGCGACGGCCGCGCCGGGCTGCCCGAGCTCGCCTCGGCGACCGGCTGGTCGGAGACGACCGTCCGTCGCCGGCTGACCGACCTCCGCCGGTCCGGTGCCCTGCATTTCGACGTGGACGTGCCCGGACCGGCGTTGGGGCTGCAGATGGAGGCGATGATGTGGCTGTCGGTGGCCCCGCACGCGATGGTCGAGGCCGCGGAGACGCTGGCGAGGCACCCGGAGGTGCCGTTCGTGGCCGCGACGACGGGCCCGTCGAATCTGGTGGCCAGTCTGGTGTGCAAAGACGTGGGGGCCCTGTACGAGTACCTGACCCAGCGCGTGTCGGCGATCCCGGCGATCCACCACATCGAGACCAACCCGATCGTCCGAACCCTGAAACGCGAGGGCGCGATCCTGCCCTAG
- a CDS encoding DUF5709 domain-containing protein — MSETRPDIDDVEDDGVLDPGDSLDDDDLNSDVLDTGIDPGDRYRASDRFGTTADEQSQGETLDQRLAEEEPDVTADFDDEDEDAPADPGSTTQERAGRLVEPDEGAHEDDEDELFATDAGIDGAGAGAEEAAIHLVEDDR, encoded by the coding sequence ATGAGCGAAACCCGCCCGGACATCGACGATGTCGAGGACGACGGCGTGCTCGACCCAGGCGACAGCCTGGACGACGACGACCTGAACAGCGACGTCCTCGACACCGGCATCGACCCCGGCGACCGCTACCGGGCGTCGGACCGGTTCGGCACGACGGCCGACGAGCAGTCCCAGGGCGAGACCCTCGACCAGCGCCTGGCCGAGGAAGAGCCCGACGTCACCGCCGACTTCGACGACGAGGACGAGGACGCTCCGGCCGACCCCGGTTCGACCACCCAGGAGCGGGCCGGCCGGTTGGTCGAGCCGGACGAGGGCGCCCACGAGGACGACGAGGACGAGCTCTTCGCGACCGACGCCGGCATCGACGGCGCGGGCGCCGGAGCCGAGGAAGCCGCGATCCACCTCGTGGAGGACGACCGCTGA
- a CDS encoding acyl-CoA dehydrogenase family protein, whose translation MVDFALSDEQRAVRDWVRTFVERELIPLEPEVLRRERAGEPGITREESRALQRKARESGFWGILTPEEYGGMNLGAITASVLEAELGRTFVPFRFGGAADNILFHGTEEQKQRYLLPTIEGERISCFAITEPGAGSDAKAIRTSARRDGDEWVINGEKTFITQGNEADFTMVFAVTDREKGANGGVTCFLVDRDMGWKSEPIQTMGEWGPAALVFDNVRVPAENVLGEVGFGFALALQWIGQGRYLLPSRAIGSCERLIEMAVQQANTRSTFGELLAERQAIQWMIADSVVELQALRLLVLHAAWQVESGQDSRQAQSIAKLYGGVKANEIVDRVLQIHGGMGYTRELPIERWYRELRLLRIYEGTDEIQRRTIARNVLKGHVAI comes from the coding sequence GTGGTCGACTTCGCCTTGTCCGACGAACAGCGCGCGGTCCGCGACTGGGTGCGGACGTTCGTCGAGCGCGAACTGATCCCGCTCGAGCCCGAGGTGTTGCGACGCGAGCGCGCCGGGGAGCCCGGCATCACCCGTGAGGAGAGCCGGGCGCTGCAGCGGAAGGCGCGCGAGTCCGGGTTCTGGGGCATCCTGACGCCCGAGGAGTACGGCGGCATGAACCTCGGCGCGATCACCGCGTCGGTGCTCGAGGCCGAGCTGGGCCGCACGTTCGTGCCTTTCCGGTTCGGCGGGGCCGCCGACAACATCCTGTTCCACGGCACGGAGGAGCAGAAGCAGCGCTACCTGCTCCCGACGATCGAGGGCGAGCGCATCTCGTGCTTCGCCATCACCGAGCCCGGCGCCGGTTCGGACGCGAAGGCGATCCGGACGTCGGCCCGCCGCGACGGCGACGAGTGGGTGATCAACGGCGAGAAGACGTTCATCACCCAGGGCAACGAGGCCGACTTCACGATGGTCTTCGCGGTGACCGATCGCGAGAAGGGCGCCAACGGCGGGGTGACGTGCTTCCTCGTCGACCGGGACATGGGCTGGAAGTCCGAGCCGATCCAGACGATGGGCGAGTGGGGCCCGGCCGCGCTGGTGTTCGACAACGTGCGGGTGCCGGCCGAGAACGTGCTGGGTGAGGTCGGGTTCGGGTTCGCGCTGGCCCTGCAGTGGATCGGCCAGGGACGCTATCTGCTGCCGTCCCGGGCGATCGGCTCCTGCGAGCGGCTGATCGAGATGGCCGTGCAGCAGGCCAACACCCGCTCGACGTTCGGCGAGCTGCTGGCCGAGCGGCAGGCCATCCAGTGGATGATCGCCGACTCGGTGGTGGAGCTGCAGGCCCTGCGCCTGCTGGTGCTGCACGCGGCCTGGCAGGTGGAGTCCGGCCAGGATTCGCGTCAGGCCCAGTCGATAGCCAAGCTCTACGGCGGCGTGAAGGCGAACGAGATCGTCGACCGGGTGCTCCAGATTCACGGTGGGATGGGGTACACCCGGGAGCTGCCGATCGAGCGTTGGTACCGAGAGCTCCGCCTGCTACGCATCTACGAGGGCACCGACGAGATCCAGCGTCGCACGATCGCCCGAAACGTCCTGAAGGGGCACGTGGCCATCTAG
- a CDS encoding DUF998 domain-containing protein, translating to MTVTAAVRRTDARLLTAGAVAGPLYLGVSLIEASVRDGFDPTRHAWSQLSNGPYGWVHITLFLVTGSLVTAAAVGLHTRAGLPLGLYGLGLIGSGIFRADPGRGFPAGTPEVVPMSWHGTLHFVCGGIGFVGLVAACFVVARRYRPVFSRVTGAMFGVAFVALAASGGAAWALLGFTAAVVLSFVWLTLVCLHFRGKAL from the coding sequence ATGACCGTCACCGCCGCCGTGCGGCGAACCGACGCTCGCCTCTTGACCGCCGGCGCCGTCGCCGGGCCGCTCTACCTGGGGGTCTCGCTGATCGAAGCGTCGGTCCGCGACGGCTTCGATCCGACCCGGCACGCCTGGAGCCAGCTCTCCAACGGCCCGTACGGCTGGGTACACATCACGTTGTTCCTGGTCACCGGGTCTTTGGTGACGGCCGCCGCCGTCGGGCTGCACACCCGTGCGGGGCTGCCGCTCGGGCTGTACGGCCTCGGGCTGATCGGCAGCGGGATCTTCCGCGCCGATCCCGGGCGGGGCTTCCCGGCCGGGACGCCCGAGGTCGTGCCGATGAGCTGGCACGGCACGCTGCACTTCGTCTGCGGGGGCATCGGGTTCGTCGGGCTCGTGGCCGCGTGCTTCGTCGTCGCCCGGCGGTACCGGCCGGTCTTCTCCCGGGTCACCGGCGCGATGTTTGGCGTCGCGTTCGTGGCCCTGGCCGCCAGCGGCGGTGCGGCCTGGGCGCTGCTCGGGTTCACCGCCGCGGTGGTCCTGTCGTTCGTCTGGCTGACGCTGGTTTGTCTCCACTTCCGAGGAAAGGCCCTCTGA
- a CDS encoding methyl-accepting chemotaxis protein, whose amino-acid sequence MKHCLLLLGVGGVVSTAIVLVIVGAWQTNSFSDHARENVASLSAADLDHVAQGVDRLTSTAGAAIQTQVNSGMTVATTVLAQRGGATLSGSTVTWNAINQTSQAARSVTLRRMLVGGTWLGQNRSPSVRTPLVDDIRSMVGGTVTVFQRMNPAGDLLRVATNVRTKTGARAIGTYIPATAADGSPNAVAAAIKSGKPYRGVAKVVDTWYVTAYNPLRNASGQVIGAIYVGIPQAEATASLRAAIAATKVGTNGGVTVYSTGAADQGRVLAATDPDRVGADALDETDADGKTYVRQIIETAGGLDANQIVTRNYRLPGIENTTAAATRVAISYYAAYGWAIEVASYLPDHDDAIEQIDSERNAMLWAFVIAGLVLAAIGGAIAWIWAHRLSDRMERLTGSLVGLSHRDLTVDVSVDGPDEIGRMGSALRTAIGELRELLSGISRASTDVAGAAGWVSAAGTALAGSSSRASEQTGEATHAASEVSDNVQMVSESSEQMGAAIAEITTNAQEAAEVARESVQLSQQAGEVIAKLGESGTRIAEVVKAINGIAEQTNLLALNATIEAARAGESGKGFAVVASEVKDLAQETARATEDVTARVEEIADDTRHAVAAIEGISSAIARVNDFQTAIAAAVEQQTAATGEMSRNVGVAADRSDEIARSLGAVLVTVDTTRDAVRDSQQAADELNGTARHLTELVARFTL is encoded by the coding sequence ATGAAGCACTGTTTGCTTCTGCTGGGCGTCGGCGGGGTGGTGAGCACGGCGATCGTGCTCGTCATCGTCGGCGCCTGGCAGACGAACAGCTTCAGTGACCATGCCCGTGAGAACGTCGCCAGCCTGAGCGCGGCCGATCTGGACCACGTCGCCCAGGGCGTCGACCGGCTGACCAGCACGGCCGGCGCGGCGATCCAGACGCAGGTCAACAGCGGTATGACGGTGGCCACGACCGTGCTGGCCCAGCGTGGCGGGGCCACCCTCTCGGGAAGCACCGTGACCTGGAACGCGATCAACCAGACCAGCCAGGCGGCCCGGTCGGTCACGCTGCGCCGGATGCTGGTCGGCGGCACCTGGCTCGGCCAGAACCGCAGCCCGAGCGTCCGGACCCCGCTGGTCGACGACATCCGCAGCATGGTCGGCGGCACGGTCACGGTCTTCCAGCGGATGAACCCGGCCGGCGACCTGCTCCGCGTCGCGACGAACGTCAGGACGAAGACCGGCGCCCGGGCGATCGGCACCTACATCCCGGCGACGGCCGCCGACGGGTCACCCAATGCGGTGGCCGCGGCGATCAAGAGCGGCAAGCCGTACCGGGGCGTCGCGAAGGTCGTCGACACCTGGTACGTCACTGCGTACAACCCGCTGCGGAACGCGTCCGGGCAGGTGATCGGAGCCATCTACGTCGGGATTCCGCAGGCCGAGGCGACCGCCTCGCTGCGCGCGGCGATCGCCGCGACCAAGGTCGGGACGAACGGCGGGGTCACGGTCTACAGCACCGGCGCCGCCGACCAGGGACGCGTCCTGGCCGCGACCGACCCCGACCGCGTCGGCGCCGACGCTCTGGACGAGACGGACGCCGACGGAAAAACGTACGTGCGCCAGATCATCGAGACGGCCGGCGGGCTCGACGCGAACCAGATCGTCACCAGGAACTACCGCCTGCCGGGCATCGAGAACACCACGGCCGCCGCCACCCGGGTCGCGATCTCGTACTACGCGGCCTACGGCTGGGCGATCGAGGTCGCGTCCTACCTGCCCGACCACGACGACGCGATCGAGCAGATCGACTCCGAGCGCAACGCCATGCTCTGGGCGTTCGTGATCGCCGGGCTCGTGCTGGCGGCGATCGGCGGGGCGATCGCCTGGATCTGGGCCCACCGGCTGTCGGACCGGATGGAGCGCCTGACCGGGTCCCTGGTCGGGCTGTCGCACCGGGACCTCACCGTCGACGTCTCGGTCGACGGGCCGGACGAGATCGGCCGGATGGGCTCGGCGCTGCGCACCGCGATCGGTGAACTGCGTGAACTGCTCTCCGGGATCAGCCGCGCGTCGACCGACGTGGCCGGGGCGGCCGGTTGGGTGTCCGCCGCCGGGACCGCGCTGGCCGGCTCGTCGAGCCGGGCGTCCGAGCAGACCGGGGAGGCCACGCACGCGGCCTCCGAGGTCAGCGACAACGTCCAGATGGTCTCCGAGAGCTCCGAGCAGATGGGCGCGGCGATCGCCGAGATCACCACGAACGCGCAGGAGGCGGCCGAGGTGGCGCGGGAGAGCGTGCAGCTCTCCCAGCAGGCCGGGGAGGTGATCGCGAAGCTCGGCGAGTCCGGCACCCGGATCGCCGAGGTGGTGAAGGCGATCAACGGGATCGCCGAACAGACCAACCTGCTCGCGCTCAACGCGACGATCGAGGCGGCTCGGGCCGGCGAGTCCGGCAAGGGCTTCGCGGTGGTGGCGAGCGAGGTCAAGGACCTCGCCCAGGAGACCGCCAGGGCCACCGAGGACGTCACCGCGCGGGTCGAGGAGATCGCCGACGACACCCGGCACGCGGTGGCGGCGATCGAGGGCATCTCGAGCGCGATCGCCCGGGTCAACGACTTCCAGACCGCGATCGCCGCGGCCGTCGAGCAGCAGACGGCGGCCACCGGCGAGATGAGCCGCAACGTCGGGGTCGCGGCCGACCGGAGCGACGAGATCGCCCGCAGCCTGGGGGCGGTCCTGGTCACGGTCGACACGACCCGGGACGCCGTGCGCGACTCCCAGCAGGCGGCCGACGAGCTGAACGGCACCGCGCGTCACCTCACCGAGCTGGTGGCCCGATTCACGCTGTGA
- a CDS encoding YciI family protein: MRYLTLLRGTHSTTPPPPELMAAIMTLGEEATKSGALLDTSGLAPSASGARVTLAGGELTTTDGPFAESKEVISYAVYDVGAKEEAVEWASRFLKVHRDLWPGWEGEVDVLKLFGPEDFPM; the protein is encoded by the coding sequence ATGCGATACCTGACTCTGCTGCGTGGCACCCACTCGACGACCCCGCCGCCGCCCGAGCTGATGGCCGCGATCATGACGCTCGGCGAGGAGGCGACGAAGTCCGGCGCGCTGCTCGACACGTCCGGGCTGGCCCCCAGCGCCAGCGGAGCCCGGGTGACGCTGGCCGGCGGCGAGCTCACCACCACCGACGGTCCGTTCGCGGAGTCGAAGGAGGTCATCAGCTACGCGGTGTACGACGTCGGGGCCAAGGAGGAGGCCGTCGAGTGGGCGTCCCGGTTCCTCAAGGTGCACCGTGACCTCTGGCCCGGCTGGGAGGGCGAGGTCGACGTCCTCAAGCTGTTCGGTCCGGAAGACTTCCCGATGTGA